From a region of the Paenibacillus lutimineralis genome:
- a CDS encoding Na+/H+ antiporter subunit D, protein MNNLLITPVVIPLFIGMVLIIFQRNIKLQRVLSLVALLATSVISVLLMNQIRNDGIQTLQLGGWEAPFGISFVGDMFSALLLLATSVVSICCLIYAFSSIGRKQERLYFYPLFLFLVTGVNGSFLTGDLFNLYVFFEVFLVASYVLITMGGDKRQLGESLKYIFTNIISSAFFLIGIAYLYSMTGTLNLAHLSIRIAEVGQDGLITTVAFLFLIVFALKAGLLLYYWLPGSYSVPPTAIASIFAALLTKVGIYAIFRMFTLIFYHEPQITHLLIGILAAITMVLGGLGAIGYWDLRKILTFNVVISVGFIMAGLVTLTPAGITGSIYYLIHDMLIKALVFLIGGTIIHLTGTSNLKDISGLIRLHPQLGWMFFIAALSMVGIPPLSGFLGKVFITQGTFEAGYFWLGGIGLLASLFILYSMIKIFMNAFWGETTLSAEEEKGTTKGLLLPIALLTIASLTLGIGAEGLAGYVAQAAEELLNPSLYINAVFD, encoded by the coding sequence ATGAATAATTTATTGATTACTCCCGTCGTCATTCCTCTGTTTATAGGAATGGTGCTCATCATTTTTCAGAGAAATATTAAGCTTCAGCGGGTGCTTAGCTTGGTTGCCTTACTAGCGACAAGTGTTATATCCGTTCTGTTAATGAATCAGATTAGAAATGACGGTATCCAAACCCTACAGCTGGGTGGTTGGGAAGCGCCGTTTGGCATTAGCTTCGTCGGTGATATGTTCAGCGCGTTGCTGCTGTTGGCAACCTCGGTTGTCTCGATATGCTGTCTGATCTATGCCTTCTCATCGATAGGCCGCAAGCAAGAGAGGCTGTATTTCTATCCGTTATTTCTGTTCTTGGTTACAGGCGTCAACGGCTCGTTTTTAACGGGAGACTTATTTAATTTATATGTCTTTTTTGAAGTGTTCCTGGTTGCCTCTTATGTGTTAATCACGATGGGTGGAGATAAGAGACAGCTTGGGGAGTCGCTCAAATATATTTTTACGAATATTATTTCGTCGGCCTTCTTTCTAATAGGTATTGCTTATTTATACTCTATGACAGGTACACTCAACCTCGCCCATTTGTCGATCCGGATCGCTGAGGTGGGCCAGGACGGGTTAATTACAACCGTCGCCTTTCTATTCTTGATTGTTTTCGCTTTAAAAGCCGGGTTACTGTTGTATTACTGGCTGCCAGGATCTTATAGTGTGCCGCCAACGGCCATTGCGAGCATCTTTGCTGCGCTGCTCACCAAGGTTGGGATCTACGCCATTTTCAGAATGTTCACGCTGATCTTCTATCACGAGCCTCAGATCACTCATCTCCTAATAGGGATATTGGCCGCGATTACAATGGTTTTAGGCGGGCTCGGAGCGATTGGTTATTGGGATTTGCGAAAAATATTAACGTTCAATGTGGTCATCAGTGTCGGATTTATTATGGCTGGACTCGTCACATTAACACCGGCCGGCATCACGGGATCTATCTATTATTTGATTCACGATATGCTGATTAAGGCACTTGTATTTTTGATCGGCGGAACCATTATCCATTTGACGGGAACAAGTAATCTGAAGGATATTAGCGGCTTGATTCGCCTTCATCCCCAGCTAGGCTGGATGTTCTTCATTGCCGCATTGTCCATGGTAGGGATACCGCCGTTAAGTGGGTTCCTGGGTAAAGTGTTTATCACGCAAGGGACCTTTGAAGCCGGTTATTTCTGGCTCGGTGGAATCGGTCTGCTGGCAAGCTTGTTCATTCTGTACTCCATGATCAAGATCTTTATGAATGCTTTCTGGGGGGAGACAACCCTGAGTGCAGAGGAAGAGAAGGGGACAACGAAAGGCTTGCTGCTTCCCATTGCTCTATTGACCATTGCCAGTCTTACTTTAGGAATTGGTGCCGAAGGCCTTGCCGGATATGTGGCTCAAGCCGCAGAGGAATTGTTGAATCCGAGTCTCTATATCAATGCAGTGTTTGACTAA
- a CDS encoding Na(+)/H(+) antiporter subunit B, whose product MKPNNVILRSVTRVAVVIILTFSFYLFMNGHHNPGGGFIGGLSTAAAIVLMYLSFGVEKVRENIRMDFKKLAAIGVLIAIGTGTVSVLFGKPFLTQTFGHVDLPIFGDTELASALIFDTGVALAVIGTAVNIILSISEDR is encoded by the coding sequence GTGAAACCGAATAATGTGATTTTGAGAAGTGTAACCCGAGTCGCTGTCGTCATCATTTTAACCTTCTCATTTTACTTGTTTATGAACGGTCACCATAATCCCGGAGGTGGATTTATTGGCGGGCTGAGCACCGCAGCGGCGATTGTCCTAATGTATCTTTCCTTTGGAGTCGAGAAGGTCAGGGAGAATATACGGATGGATTTCAAGAAGCTTGCTGCCATCGGCGTGCTTATAGCCATTGGAACGGGAACAGTAAGTGTACTGTTTGGCAAGCCGTTCCTGACCCAGACCTTCGGTCATGTTGATTTGCCCATTTTTGGAGATACTGAGCTTGCTTCTGCTTTAATCTTTGATACCGGGGTTGCTCTAGCTGTTATAGGGACCGCAGTCAACATTATTCTAAGCATAAGTGAGGACCGCTAA
- a CDS encoding Na(+)/H(+) antiporter subunit F1, which yields MIFEIILTIALCLLMLAIMANLYRVIKGPSSADRVQALDSIGINLIASIAVFSVLLHTHAFFDLILLIGILSFIGTVAFARFIERGVVIERKQ from the coding sequence ATGATCTTTGAAATCATATTAACAATCGCTTTATGTCTGTTAATGCTGGCGATTATGGCTAATTTATATCGGGTTATCAAAGGACCGTCCAGTGCGGATCGGGTTCAAGCCTTAGATTCGATCGGCATTAATCTAATCGCTAGTATTGCCGTGTTCTCTGTGCTATTGCATACCCATGCCTTCTTTGATCTTATTTTGTTGATCGGAATCCTGTCATTTATAGGAACGGTGGCCTTTGCCAGGTTCATTGAAAGAGGTGTTGTCATTGAGCGGAAGCAGTGA
- a CDS encoding rhodanese-like domain-containing protein has protein sequence MAGKYSKEIMPEDVKARLELGEKLGILDVREVDEWESGHIPGAKHIPLGYLTQRHNELDKNMEMIVVCHSGSRSSLACELLEGIGYNVTNMLGGMSHWTGPRV, from the coding sequence ATGGCTGGTAAATACTCGAAGGAAATTATGCCTGAAGACGTTAAAGCTAGATTAGAACTGGGCGAAAAGCTAGGCATCCTGGATGTCCGGGAAGTCGATGAATGGGAATCAGGGCATATCCCCGGCGCAAAGCATATTCCTCTTGGCTATTTGACTCAAAGACATAATGAATTGGATAAGAATATGGAAATGATCGTGGTTTGTCATAGTGGTAGTCGCAGCAGTCTTGCCTGCGAGCTTCTGGAGGGAATAGGTTATAATGTTACTAATATGCTCGGCGGTATGTCCCATTGGACGGGTCCGAGGGTATAA
- a CDS encoding ABC-F family ATP-binding cassette domain-containing protein yields the protein MSIVTVEQLSHTYGDKNVFYNISFRLVRGERAGLVGGNGAGKSTLLRILSGELLPDRGTIDWLPGIRAGYLQQHIDLQAGMTIIEYLRTAYADLYTMETRMNQLAAQMAEGGDDLDSLLTRYGELQQQLEHSGFYLIDTKIEEVAAGLGILALDPDRDVNELSGGQRTKLLLGKLLLEQPDVLLLDEPTNYLDDVHIEWLTGYLTRYEQAYLVVSHDERFLNAITTAIFHLDHQSIRRYPGNYEQFKRSYELNQEQLQAAYTRQQREIERMEEFIQKNRIRKAKQAKSREKMLERMERIDRPSSGLQPRFAFQVHADPAGTVIEARRLQIGYREPLFASVDLTVKRGEKIAIVGYNGIGKSTMLKTLLGHIPALGGTVQFGDRVKTAYFAQEEQPSDHSPLEHLSALRPDMTLKDFRRLLAQSGLTEKHIRKEIRLLSGGEQAKVRLCELMLTDSNVLVLDEPTSHLDVRAKDAFQDALKKYAGTILLVSHEPDFYEDWVTQVWNVQEWMKK from the coding sequence ATGAGCATTGTTACGGTTGAACAACTGTCCCATACGTACGGGGACAAAAACGTATTTTACAATATTAGCTTCCGCCTCGTGCGGGGAGAGCGTGCTGGCCTGGTCGGCGGCAACGGCGCAGGCAAGTCCACGCTGCTCCGCATCCTGTCGGGTGAACTGCTTCCCGATCGAGGAACCATCGATTGGCTGCCGGGCATCCGCGCCGGCTACCTGCAGCAGCATATCGATCTGCAGGCGGGAATGACCATTATCGAGTATTTGCGCACTGCTTATGCGGATCTGTATACGATGGAGACCCGCATGAATCAGCTCGCTGCCCAGATGGCCGAGGGCGGGGATGATCTCGATTCCTTGTTGACCCGCTACGGCGAGCTGCAACAGCAGCTGGAGCATTCCGGCTTCTATCTGATCGATACGAAGATTGAGGAGGTCGCCGCCGGATTAGGCATTCTTGCGCTCGACCCGGATCGCGACGTGAACGAACTGAGCGGCGGACAGCGCACTAAGCTGCTGCTGGGCAAGCTGTTGCTGGAGCAGCCCGATGTCCTGCTGCTCGATGAGCCGACCAACTATTTGGATGACGTGCATATCGAATGGCTTACCGGGTATTTGACCCGGTACGAGCAGGCCTACCTCGTCGTGTCCCATGACGAACGGTTTTTGAACGCGATCACGACGGCGATTTTTCACCTGGATCACCAATCGATTCGGCGATACCCCGGCAATTACGAGCAGTTCAAGCGCAGCTATGAATTGAACCAGGAGCAGCTGCAAGCCGCTTACACGCGGCAGCAGCGGGAGATCGAACGGATGGAGGAATTCATTCAGAAGAACCGCATTCGCAAGGCAAAGCAGGCCAAGAGCCGGGAAAAAATGCTGGAGCGAATGGAGCGGATCGACAGGCCGTCCTCCGGGCTGCAGCCGCGCTTCGCCTTCCAGGTGCATGCTGATCCGGCAGGCACGGTCATTGAAGCAAGACGGCTTCAGATCGGCTATCGTGAGCCGTTATTCGCTTCGGTCGATCTGACGGTCAAGCGCGGAGAGAAGATTGCCATTGTCGGTTATAACGGAATCGGCAAGTCGACGATGCTCAAGACCTTGCTCGGCCATATTCCGGCTCTGGGCGGCACCGTGCAATTCGGGGACCGCGTCAAGACGGCCTATTTCGCCCAGGAGGAGCAGCCCTCCGATCATAGCCCTTTGGAGCATTTATCGGCGCTGCGCCCGGATATGACGTTGAAGGACTTCCGGCGCCTGCTCGCCCAGTCTGGGCTGACCGAGAAGCATATCCGGAAGGAAATCCGCCTCCTGAGCGGCGGGGAGCAGGCCAAGGTACGGCTGTGCGAACTGATGCTGACCGACAGCAATGTGCTCGTGCTGGATGAGCCGACCAGCCATCTTGACGTTCGCGCGAAGGACGCCTTTCAGGACGCGCTCAAGAAATACGCCGGCACGATCCTGCTCGTCTCTCATGAGCCAGACTTCTACGAGGACTGGGTCACGCAAGTATGGAATGTGCAGGAGTGGATGAAGAAGTAG
- a CDS encoding YheC/YheD family protein has product MTMGKMRNYRGMLQNRILRPHLPETHWLTDAGTLRMLRAYSSVFIKPDLGSGGDGIIRVRKLSRGYEARSGPSLRIVGAGSVLRAVRTFRRSNNRYLVQKGLQIARYRGEIFDIRVYLQKPEHKWVIAGMVARVAAPHKFVTNYHQGGHAEPLQKVLLNQFKNNQAKVNACHRKIEQLSMTIAGIVGKWSSTHELGIDLALDKKGYIWILEANSHPGHRLFTQLTDRTMYRTIIENKRKMAVQIP; this is encoded by the coding sequence GTGACTATGGGGAAAATGAGAAATTATAGGGGAATGTTACAGAATCGTATCTTGCGTCCGCATTTACCTGAAACTCATTGGTTGACGGATGCAGGAACATTGCGGATGCTAAGAGCCTATTCATCTGTCTTTATAAAACCTGACCTTGGAAGTGGTGGTGACGGAATTATCCGTGTCAGGAAATTAAGCAGGGGATATGAGGCTCGTTCCGGCCCAAGTCTTAGGATTGTTGGAGCTGGATCTGTCTTGAGAGCAGTCCGTACATTTAGAAGGTCAAACAATCGGTATTTAGTGCAAAAGGGACTGCAAATCGCAAGGTATCGGGGCGAAATTTTTGATATCCGAGTATACTTGCAGAAGCCGGAGCACAAATGGGTGATTGCTGGTATGGTCGCCCGTGTGGCTGCGCCTCATAAATTTGTGACAAACTATCATCAAGGAGGGCATGCAGAACCCTTGCAAAAGGTTCTTTTAAATCAGTTTAAGAATAACCAAGCCAAAGTGAACGCATGTCATCGTAAAATTGAACAGCTGTCAATGACAATTGCTGGAATTGTTGGCAAATGGAGTTCAACTCATGAACTAGGGATTGATCTTGCCTTGGACAAGAAGGGATATATTTGGATACTTGAAGCTAATTCGCATCCCGGCCATAGGTTGTTCACTCAACTCACTGATCGCACAATGTACAGAACCATTATAGAAAACAAACGAAAGATGGCAGTACAAATTCCATGA
- a CDS encoding Na+/H+ antiporter subunit G has translation MSGSSEVVGAVFILIGAIISLISAIGNVRLPDVYTRSHAASKSSTLGVLCTLVGTLLYFLISDGYFSIRLILGIFFVFLTAPVAAHVICRAAYRHKVPLAEESAQDELKDYYMENENLGTDHKAKLIEKEAGV, from the coding sequence TTGAGCGGAAGCAGTGAAGTCGTCGGTGCGGTCTTTATTCTGATCGGGGCCATCATTAGCTTGATCAGCGCCATCGGGAATGTTCGACTGCCGGATGTGTATACGAGATCTCATGCTGCATCTAAAAGTTCTACGCTTGGGGTGCTATGTACGTTGGTTGGAACATTGTTGTACTTCTTGATTTCCGACGGTTATTTCAGCATCCGCCTTATCTTGGGTATCTTCTTTGTATTTCTAACAGCTCCGGTGGCGGCTCATGTGATCTGCCGGGCAGCCTATCGCCATAAAGTGCCGTTGGCAGAGGAGTCCGCTCAAGATGAATTGAAGGACTATTATATGGAGAATGAGAATCTGGGTACAGATCATAAGGCGAAGTTGATCGAGAAAGAGGCTGGGGTGTAA
- a CDS encoding Na(+)/H(+) antiporter subunit C — protein sequence METLIVILVGILVSIGTYLILSRQLLRIVLGSSILSHAVNLLIITSGGLKTGSPPLLGEKVATYTDAIPQALILTAIVINFAVTAVVLVLCYRTYQNFGTDDMEQLRGNEHE from the coding sequence ATGGAGACGCTCATTGTCATACTTGTCGGTATTTTAGTATCCATTGGAACCTATTTAATTCTGTCGAGGCAGTTACTTCGAATTGTGCTTGGATCATCTATTTTGAGCCATGCCGTGAATTTATTGATTATCACTTCAGGAGGTCTGAAGACGGGGAGTCCCCCTCTTCTTGGAGAGAAGGTGGCCACCTATACGGATGCGATCCCGCAAGCATTGATTCTAACAGCCATCGTCATCAATTTCGCTGTGACAGCGGTAGTACTAGTTTTGTGTTATCGTACCTATCAGAACTTCGGGACGGATGACATGGAGCAATTAAGGGGAAATGAGCATGAATAA
- a CDS encoding Na+/H+ antiporter subunit E codes for MPVQVLLNIFIAYLWMFLQDSTSIINFISGYFVGLLVLFFMRRFFQKPFYPFTLAAVGKLLIIFIHELATSSLMVMKHVLRPKLDVKPGIFKVETDLEGDLEITLLSLLICLTPGSVVMEITPDEKVLYVHGLNMPESKDSVLKSKLVFEKAIKDVTRK; via the coding sequence TTGCCCGTTCAGGTTCTACTCAATATATTTATAGCCTACTTATGGATGTTTCTTCAGGATAGCACGAGCATTATTAACTTTATCAGTGGCTATTTTGTCGGTTTGTTAGTTCTGTTCTTCATGCGTCGGTTCTTTCAAAAGCCGTTCTATCCCTTCACACTGGCTGCGGTCGGCAAGCTGTTAATTATTTTTATTCATGAACTGGCTACTTCCTCGTTGATGGTTATGAAGCATGTACTCCGTCCTAAACTCGATGTTAAACCGGGGATTTTCAAAGTGGAGACGGATTTGGAAGGGGATTTGGAGATTACACTCCTGTCCTTATTGATCTGCTTAACGCCAGGCTCGGTCGTTATGGAGATCACCCCTGATGAGAAAGTGTTGTACGTTCATGGCCTGAATATGCCTGAGTCCAAGGATTCGGTGTTAAAGTCAAAATTAGTGTTTGAGAAAGCGATAAAGGATGTGACGAGAAAATGA
- a CDS encoding rhodanese-like domain-containing protein, with the protein MNYGLYALIIVLIAWMLYKRFVPVKGMRNLNLQQFKSEYQGHRLVDVREAQEFKQGHIAGAVNIPLSQIERRLNEIPKDKPVYLYCRSGMRSKQAAKLLSRHGYNQIAQLNGGISVWDGPTTKK; encoded by the coding sequence ATGAATTATGGCCTTTATGCATTAATCATTGTTCTGATCGCTTGGATGCTGTACAAACGATTTGTTCCGGTGAAGGGAATGAGAAATCTAAATCTGCAACAATTCAAAAGTGAATACCAAGGACATAGATTAGTTGATGTCCGGGAAGCTCAGGAGTTCAAACAAGGTCATATCGCTGGAGCCGTAAATATACCACTTAGTCAGATTGAGCGGCGTCTGAATGAAATTCCGAAGGATAAGCCTGTGTATCTTTACTGCCGCAGCGGGATGAGGAGCAAGCAAGCAGCGAAGCTGTTGAGCAGACACGGCTACAACCAAATCGCCCAATTAAACGGCGGAATCTCTGTATGGGACGGTCCAACAACGAAAAAGTAA
- a CDS encoding ArnT family glycosyltransferase encodes MSFVLVLSVSIVLSYGDYFFLGDPDKPNNDDVKYIQTAKILLNEGTLAYNTGTEPTSFIMPGFPLILAGFLAVFGQDGGGVVAFRLFQCLLQAGSLYLIFIIARYIFNSRIAFIACILSALYPPDYFSSGVILSETIFRIVVLLLVCALITAVQSKRWEWYVLIGVLTAVAAYFKPQASLFPAVLLILWWREKYTWKEMLRFTCMIGMVYIVLLSPWWIRNMITFGHFILFTESGGSPFLLGTQIFHLMPPDGFFDAYPQYNPETLFQGHDAAAAAKGIDILKYGFTHQPLLYLLWYTLGKFIGLYFEAYYWLPIFGLDLVSAHVIQALLIGLSIAGMVMSRRSDDRRRRLPVLLTIIYFTGIYVPFIAFSRYGYPTVVLLLMYSALAVDRIILKIRLRRQKKQVATH; translated from the coding sequence ATGTCCTTTGTGTTGGTGCTGTCCGTATCGATCGTGTTGTCCTATGGCGACTACTTTTTTCTGGGCGATCCGGACAAGCCTAATAATGATGATGTGAAATATATTCAGACGGCGAAGATTTTGCTGAACGAAGGGACGCTTGCCTACAATACCGGAACAGAACCCACTTCATTTATTATGCCGGGCTTCCCTCTGATCTTGGCGGGATTTCTGGCAGTCTTCGGACAGGATGGCGGAGGGGTAGTGGCCTTTCGGCTGTTTCAGTGCTTGCTCCAAGCTGGTTCTCTCTATTTAATTTTCATTATTGCACGCTATATATTTAATTCGAGGATTGCCTTCATTGCTTGTATATTAAGTGCGCTATACCCTCCAGACTACTTCTCTTCGGGCGTCATTCTCTCGGAGACGATATTTCGGATAGTTGTGCTGCTGTTGGTCTGTGCGCTTATCACCGCCGTGCAGTCCAAACGATGGGAATGGTATGTACTTATCGGTGTGCTTACTGCCGTTGCGGCTTATTTTAAACCACAGGCTTCTTTGTTCCCGGCAGTTCTACTAATTCTATGGTGGAGAGAGAAGTACACGTGGAAGGAAATGCTGCGTTTCACATGTATGATCGGCATGGTGTATATTGTTCTGCTGTCTCCATGGTGGATCCGCAATATGATTACATTCGGTCACTTCATTCTGTTCACAGAATCGGGGGGCAGCCCGTTTTTGCTGGGAACTCAGATTTTTCATCTCATGCCGCCTGATGGGTTCTTTGATGCTTATCCGCAATATAACCCTGAGACTCTCTTTCAAGGGCACGATGCTGCTGCGGCAGCCAAAGGAATCGACATATTAAAATATGGTTTTACCCATCAACCACTTCTGTACCTGTTATGGTATACGCTTGGCAAATTCATCGGCCTATATTTCGAAGCTTATTACTGGCTACCGATTTTCGGTTTAGATCTGGTCTCCGCGCATGTGATTCAAGCGCTGCTGATCGGGTTAAGCATTGCCGGAATGGTAATGTCGAGAAGATCAGATGACCGACGGCGTCGGTTGCCTGTTCTGTTGACGATCATATACTTTACGGGGATTTATGTTCCGTTTATTGCTTTTTCGAGGTATGGTTACCCGACGGTGGTGCTCCTCCTAATGTATTCGGCGTTGGCCGTGGATCGGATCATTCTGAAGATCAGGTTGAGAAGACAGAAGAAACAGGTTGCGACACATTAA
- a CDS encoding FAD-dependent oxidoreductase gives MSNKILIVGGVAGGASAAARLRRLDENAEIVMFERGAYISFANCGLPYYIGETIKERSKLMVQTPENLKARFNIDVRINSEVIEVDTQAKKVRVNSADQGTYEESYDYLILSPGAKPIKPPIPGIDSEFIFTVRNIPDTDRIKSYVDQEGTRSAIVIGGGFIGIEMAESLRERGLDVSLIEAAPHILAPFDSEMVAFAEKEMTDHGVKLVLGDGVEAFHEKEQGIEVSLNSGLHLSADLVILAIGVTPDTGFIKSSGIELGARGHIIVGEYMQTNCDGVYAVGDAVETTDLDGQRTTVPLAGPANKQGRIAADNISGLNTKYKGTQGTSIIKVFGLTGASTGFNERTLQRMNIPYRTIYVHPNSHAGYYPGAKAIAMKLLFNDEGKILGAQAFGSEGVDKRIDVIATVLRLKGTVDDLAELELAYAPPFSSAKDPVNMAGYLAQNVLSGQLDIFTVKDLETLQPEEQILLDVRTVEEYEQGHIDEAVHIPVDELRERLNELDKDKEVYAYCGVGIRGYIAARILKQNGFKVRNLTGGYRTYDMSKYSPK, from the coding sequence ATGAGTAACAAGATACTCATTGTCGGTGGAGTTGCTGGCGGAGCGTCAGCGGCTGCGAGACTTAGAAGATTAGACGAGAATGCGGAAATCGTTATGTTCGAACGGGGTGCCTATATTTCGTTCGCCAACTGCGGGCTTCCTTATTATATCGGAGAGACGATTAAGGAGCGCTCCAAGCTGATGGTGCAAACTCCTGAAAATTTGAAGGCAAGATTCAATATAGATGTCCGTATTAATAGTGAGGTCATCGAGGTTGACACACAGGCTAAGAAGGTTAGGGTTAACAGCGCGGATCAAGGGACGTACGAAGAATCTTATGATTACTTGATTCTGTCCCCAGGTGCGAAGCCGATTAAGCCCCCAATTCCGGGTATCGACAGTGAATTCATATTTACGGTACGTAATATTCCGGACACAGACCGGATTAAGTCTTATGTCGATCAAGAAGGTACCCGAAGCGCTATTGTAATTGGAGGCGGATTTATCGGAATAGAAATGGCTGAGAGCTTGAGGGAGCGTGGATTAGACGTTTCGTTGATTGAAGCTGCGCCTCATATTCTTGCGCCTTTCGATTCCGAAATGGTTGCATTCGCAGAGAAGGAAATGACCGACCATGGAGTGAAGCTCGTCCTTGGAGATGGAGTTGAAGCGTTCCATGAGAAGGAGCAAGGGATTGAAGTTTCGCTCAATAGTGGGCTGCATTTGTCTGCCGATTTGGTGATCCTGGCAATTGGTGTAACGCCAGATACCGGGTTTATCAAGAGCTCAGGAATAGAGTTGGGCGCACGGGGCCACATTATCGTGGGCGAGTATATGCAAACAAACTGTGATGGTGTATATGCTGTAGGGGATGCCGTAGAAACGACAGATTTGGACGGACAAAGAACAACCGTACCACTCGCCGGTCCCGCAAACAAACAGGGAAGAATTGCCGCGGACAATATTAGCGGGTTGAACACCAAGTACAAGGGGACACAAGGAACATCCATTATAAAAGTGTTCGGTCTTACAGGTGCAAGCACGGGATTCAACGAGAGAACATTACAAAGAATGAATATTCCATATCGTACGATCTATGTACATCCGAACTCACATGCCGGATATTACCCTGGCGCGAAGGCAATAGCGATGAAACTGTTATTCAACGACGAAGGTAAAATATTAGGGGCACAGGCTTTTGGTTCCGAAGGAGTGGACAAAAGAATTGATGTCATCGCTACGGTACTTCGCTTGAAGGGGACTGTTGATGATTTGGCGGAGCTTGAGCTCGCGTATGCACCTCCGTTCTCTTCTGCGAAGGACCCGGTTAACATGGCTGGTTACCTGGCGCAAAACGTTCTTTCGGGACAATTGGATATCTTCACGGTGAAGGATCTCGAGACGCTGCAGCCGGAAGAGCAGATCCTGCTGGATGTAAGAACCGTCGAGGAGTATGAGCAAGGACATATCGATGAAGCTGTTCACATTCCGGTTGATGAGCTGAGGGAGCGTCTTAACGAGCTCGATAAGGATAAAGAGGTCTATGCTTACTGTGGTGTAGGAATCAGGGGTTATATTGCAGCCCGCATTTTGAAACAAAACGGTTTTAAGGTTAGGAACTTAACTGGCGGTTATCGTACGTACGACATGTCGAAGTATTCCCCTAAATAA
- a CDS encoding metal-sensitive transcriptional regulator, with product MKKYDEDVMRRLKRMEGQVRGVLRMMEEGKDCKDVITQLSAVRSAADKAMAYIVASNLEHCILEEQEKGQDSGKLVKEAVELLLKSR from the coding sequence ATGAAGAAATATGATGAAGATGTGATGCGGCGGCTTAAGCGTATGGAAGGACAAGTAAGGGGTGTCCTGAGAATGATGGAAGAGGGCAAGGATTGCAAGGACGTCATTACGCAGCTTTCAGCCGTACGTAGCGCCGCAGATAAAGCCATGGCCTACATCGTAGCATCTAACCTCGAACATTGCATTCTGGAGGAACAGGAGAAAGGGCAGGACTCTGGAAAGCTTGTTAAAGAAGCCGTAGAACTTCTATTGAAGAGCCGTTAA
- the trxA gene encoding thioredoxin, producing the protein MSTVNVTDSSLEQVIQNNKLVLLDFWAPWCGPCRIIGPILEQLADELGSEVLVAKLNVDDNQLSAAKYRIQGIPTLKLFHNGKEVETFVGVQPLQTLKSAIKQYV; encoded by the coding sequence ATGTCTACAGTAAACGTAACTGACAGTTCTCTTGAACAGGTCATTCAAAACAATAAATTGGTCCTTTTGGACTTTTGGGCTCCATGGTGCGGTCCTTGTCGTATAATTGGTCCAATTCTTGAGCAATTGGCTGATGAACTAGGAAGTGAGGTTCTAGTAGCAAAATTGAACGTTGATGATAATCAGTTGTCAGCGGCGAAATACCGGATTCAAGGTATCCCTACGTTGAAGCTGTTCCACAATGGGAAAGAAGTCGAGACCTTTGTTGGAGTTCAACCTTTGCAAACACTCAAGTCAGCGATCAAGCAGTACGTGTAA